A genomic region of Dactylococcopsis salina PCC 8305 contains the following coding sequences:
- the arsC gene encoding arsenate reductase, glutathione/glutaredoxin type: protein MKNLIFVCKKNSCRSQMAEGFARTTICDGKIKVASAGLEASRVHPTAIEVMSEIGIDITQQTSNPLNEFNPEDYNIVISLCGCGVNLPPEWVTREVFQDWELDDPDGQPLDTFRRVRDEIKQRVEHLITNS, encoded by the coding sequence ATGAAAAACCTTATATTTGTCTGTAAAAAAAACTCCTGTCGTTCCCAGATGGCAGAAGGATTCGCACGAACGACGATCTGCGATGGTAAGATCAAAGTCGCCAGCGCTGGTTTAGAAGCCTCACGAGTGCATCCCACAGCGATCGAGGTGATGTCAGAAATCGGAATAGATATCACTCAGCAAACCTCAAACCCCCTCAATGAATTTAATCCCGAAGACTATAACATCGTAATTTCCCTCTGTGGATGTGGAGTTAATTTACCTCCTGAATGGGTAACAAGAGAGGTGTTTCAAGACTGGGAATTAGACGATCCAGACGGACAACCTTTAGACACTTTCCGCCGCGTGCGAGACGAAATTAAACAGCGTGTGGAACATTTGATTACTAATTCTTAA
- a CDS encoding 50S ribosomal protein L32 produces MAVPKKKRSKAKKRTHKSLWKRKASFEAQKALSLGKSVLSGRSTFVYPENEDEDDEE; encoded by the coding sequence ATGGCAGTTCCCAAGAAAAAACGCTCAAAAGCAAAAAAGCGCACCCACAAATCACTCTGGAAAAGAAAAGCCTCCTTTGAAGCGCAAAAAGCACTCTCTCTCGGAAAATCAGTGTTGAGTGGTCGTTCTACCTTCGTCTATCCTGAAAACGAGGATGAAGACGACGAAGAATAA
- a CDS encoding SGNH/GDSL hydrolase family protein, which yields MFKSPSRQKLRTGKKKPKKGLSPLWILLSFPLLLIILEVSARLFFSFTGKPPRLASEQDNSPLSQAYQLEFLTNNKPIQGLPEGGKLKIERNPVLGYQLVPNQESQFWRINEQGLREEVSIPQNKPSDEIRVFIMGGSSAFGYRTDSNQSTIAAKLEPLLNDRVAQQRNQPNQYQPEVLPYFQSDRVRLLQKIPRLREGNYQVINAAIPGYASGNQLAQLALEILPYDPDLIIVIGGYKDLMLNSEQSFADLPLIDTYLSDAPQHFRDYLRKPLNNWAQKSDLVQIATAWMETPPIPTTQSTLVLDQNPSEPLANYLPQQPSELVERVERYRQNSIQMVRLAAGAGVPLISAVQPEITGRDLENLPRQEQEIINELGTDYIQEVQNAYTELRKANAQLQQTFPNNVNSVNLYPIYSDFSNQAFTDPIHLTSEANSIAAQRLYEEIVNMPKLQITPREPST from the coding sequence ATGTTTAAATCCCCTTCTCGTCAAAAACTCCGTACTGGTAAGAAAAAGCCCAAGAAAGGTTTATCTCCCCTGTGGATTCTTCTTTCCTTTCCCTTATTATTGATTATTTTAGAAGTATCCGCTCGGCTCTTTTTTAGTTTTACAGGAAAACCGCCCCGTTTAGCCAGTGAACAAGATAACTCCCCTCTCTCTCAAGCCTATCAATTAGAGTTTTTGACCAATAACAAACCCATTCAGGGCTTACCCGAAGGGGGAAAATTAAAAATTGAACGAAACCCCGTTTTAGGATATCAATTAGTTCCGAACCAAGAAAGTCAATTTTGGCGCATTAACGAACAAGGATTAAGAGAAGAAGTTTCGATCCCTCAAAATAAGCCTAGTGATGAAATTCGTGTTTTTATCATGGGTGGATCAAGTGCGTTTGGTTATCGCACCGATAGCAATCAAAGCACGATCGCCGCTAAACTTGAACCTCTCCTCAACGATCGAGTCGCCCAACAGCGCAACCAACCCAATCAATATCAGCCAGAAGTTCTTCCCTACTTCCAATCCGATCGCGTGCGACTCCTACAAAAAATCCCTCGTTTGCGAGAAGGAAACTATCAAGTCATCAACGCCGCCATTCCAGGTTACGCTTCTGGCAATCAACTCGCCCAACTCGCCCTTGAAATTCTCCCCTATGATCCTGATTTAATTATCGTCATCGGCGGTTACAAAGACTTAATGTTGAATAGCGAACAATCCTTCGCCGATCTCCCCCTCATTGACACTTATCTCAGTGATGCCCCTCAACATTTTCGCGATTATTTGCGTAAACCCCTCAACAATTGGGCGCAAAAAAGCGATTTAGTCCAAATTGCTACTGCATGGATGGAAACTCCTCCCATTCCCACTACCCAAAGCACCCTTGTTCTTGATCAAAATCCCAGCGAACCTTTAGCCAATTATCTTCCCCAACAACCCAGCGAATTAGTAGAACGAGTGGAACGGTATCGCCAAAATAGCATTCAAATGGTACGTCTTGCCGCCGGTGCGGGTGTTCCCCTCATTAGCGCCGTTCAACCTGAAATTACTGGACGCGATTTAGAGAATCTTCCTCGACAGGAACAAGAAATTATCAATGAACTGGGAACTGATTATATCCAAGAAGTGCAAAACGCCTACACGGAACTGAGAAAAGCCAACGCCCAACTTCAACAAACTTTTCCTAACAACGTCAATAGCGTGAATCTTTATCCCATTTATTCTGATTTCTCTAATCAGGCTTTTACTGATCCCATTCACCTCACTTCCGAAGCCAACTCGATCGCCGCCCAACGTCTCTATGAAGAAATCGTCAATATGCCAAAACTACAAATCACTCCCAGAGAACCTAGCACTTAG
- a CDS encoding type I restriction-modification system subunit M, giving the protein MKPNQQKNPLKRWLSLNWERPERSHNPDVRDFWVNLLDYPKDQVVTEDKAGGGYPDFKFLTDEKIPWVVGDLKKDDRYLTTETGRETLWTEKRKYVEGLTRYLVFLTANYLWVILPTGETIEGLEAPIDLSATNLDHLRETLYFLSHRQAKHSRQWEIFLTGEIAYSYLKLDDNTTLEQLKKDLRSSFAELNESSDRALKLLFAQYQDYHQQEAEIKRNLVGTGESQRRALIKLKNEFQLARSIFDEILPTFEEQYGREVNTNSNQQAKKKIQEAFISDSVAVLIARVLFLRLLEDLNLVKKRRLSNGGLKDWAEFVENLTGDASALVRLVGEDLGKIYQEPFARNLFDWLYQTHENINPPLQRLILRLNAYDFSGLSEEILGDIYQSFLPPAKRKQLGEFYTPASIVNWLLDQTVFSH; this is encoded by the coding sequence ATGAAACCAAATCAACAAAAAAATCCCTTAAAAAGATGGTTGAGTTTAAATTGGGAACGACCAGAACGATCGCATAATCCCGACGTAAGAGATTTTTGGGTCAATTTATTAGACTATCCTAAAGATCAAGTCGTCACAGAAGATAAAGCGGGAGGAGGGTATCCAGACTTTAAATTTCTTACTGATGAAAAAATTCCTTGGGTAGTAGGAGACTTAAAAAAAGATGATCGTTATTTGACCACAGAAACTGGACGGGAAACACTTTGGACAGAAAAACGAAAATATGTCGAAGGATTAACTCGTTATTTAGTTTTTCTCACCGCTAACTACTTGTGGGTCATTTTACCAACAGGAGAAACGATAGAAGGGTTAGAAGCGCCGATCGATTTATCAGCAACTAACCTTGATCATCTCAGAGAAACCCTTTATTTTTTATCCCATCGACAAGCGAAACACTCTCGACAATGGGAGATATTTTTAACAGGAGAAATTGCTTATAGTTATCTCAAACTCGATGATAACACCACCTTAGAACAGTTGAAGAAAGATTTACGATCGAGCTTTGCGGAGTTAAATGAAAGTAGCGATCGAGCGTTAAAACTCCTCTTTGCTCAATATCAAGACTATCATCAACAAGAAGCAGAAATCAAACGAAACTTAGTGGGAACTGGAGAATCCCAAAGACGGGCTTTAATTAAACTAAAAAATGAGTTTCAACTCGCGCGATCGATCTTCGATGAAATTCTCCCCACATTTGAAGAACAATATGGTCGAGAAGTCAACACAAACAGCAATCAACAAGCCAAAAAAAAGATTCAAGAAGCCTTTATTTCTGATTCAGTTGCGGTTTTAATTGCGCGAGTTTTATTCTTAAGATTATTAGAAGACTTAAACCTAGTAAAAAAACGGCGTTTATCCAATGGCGGCTTAAAAGATTGGGCAGAATTTGTCGAGAATTTAACAGGAGATGCCAGCGCCTTAGTGCGTTTAGTGGGAGAAGACTTAGGAAAAATTTATCAAGAACCCTTTGCCAGAAATCTATTTGATTGGCTATATCAAACCCATGAAAACATTAATCCGCCCTTACAAAGGTTAATTTTGCGGTTGAATGCTTATGACTTTTCAGGATTATCAGAAGAAATTTTAGGAGATATTTATCAATCATTTTTACCCCCAGCAAAACGGAAACAATTAGGAGAATTTTATACCCCAGCCTCGATCGTTAATTGGTTACTAGATCAAACTGTATTCAGTCACTAA
- a CDS encoding PAP/fibrillin family protein, protein MSKKTQLLNQLAGKNRGLLASEGDKVNILSAIAELEAENRTPNPIERTELLGGNWRLLYTTSKDLLSFDRFPILQTGQIYQCIIPEKSKVYNLAEVVGIPFLEVIVSVVAEFTPVSEKRVNVNFKRSIVGLQKLLGYKSPDAYIEEVEKGKKFPPLDFPIERNSDQKAWLEITYLDEDLRISRGNRGSVFVLSKV, encoded by the coding sequence ATGAGTAAAAAGACGCAGTTATTAAATCAACTCGCGGGAAAAAATAGAGGATTATTAGCGAGTGAAGGAGACAAGGTAAATATTTTAAGTGCGATCGCGGAATTGGAAGCAGAAAATCGGACACCGAATCCGATCGAACGAACGGAATTACTAGGAGGAAATTGGCGACTTCTTTATACAACCAGTAAAGATTTACTCAGCTTTGATCGATTTCCAATTTTACAAACGGGACAAATTTATCAATGTATAATTCCCGAAAAAAGTAAAGTTTATAATCTCGCAGAAGTGGTGGGAATTCCGTTTCTAGAAGTGATTGTTTCGGTGGTTGCAGAATTTACGCCTGTATCAGAAAAACGAGTCAATGTTAACTTTAAGCGATCGATTGTGGGGTTACAAAAACTCCTGGGATACAAAAGTCCTGATGCTTATATTGAAGAAGTGGAGAAGGGGAAGAAATTTCCGCCGTTAGATTTTCCGATCGAGCGTAATTCTGATCAAAAAGCATGGTTAGAAATCACTTATCTAGATGAAGACTTAAGAATTTCCAGAGGAAATCGAGGCAGTGTTTTTGTTTTAAGCAAAGTGTAG
- the arsB gene encoding ACR3 family arsenite efflux transporter: MTLNSQTNENAPQAGGKLTFFERYLTVWVFFCIIGGIILGRTFPQVAQTLNSIQIYQVSIPIAVCLFFMMYPIMVKIDFSQAVEAAKTPKPVLLTLGINWLVKPFSMVLFAQFFLGWLFRPLIEGTEIVRGGQEIAIADSYIAGTILLGIAPCTAMVLMWGYLSYGNQGHTLVMVAINSLAMLFIYAPLGGWLLQANQMVVPWQTMVLSVIIYVGLPLAAGMYTRYWIFKNKGEDWFNRYFLKYLSPINTAALLFTLILLFAFQGDVIVENPFHIALIAVPLFIQTNFIFWITYITGWKLNFAYEDAAPAALIGSSNHFEVAIATAVILFGLNSGAAVATVVGVLIEVPVMLMLVEFCKKTAFWFQREPDKATLLDPRCIKGDYKNT; encoded by the coding sequence ATGACCCTCAATAGTCAAACCAACGAAAACGCCCCGCAAGCAGGGGGAAAACTGACCTTTTTCGAGCGCTATCTAACCGTTTGGGTGTTTTTCTGCATCATTGGTGGAATTATCTTGGGAAGAACTTTTCCCCAAGTGGCACAGACGCTAAACAGTATTCAAATTTATCAAGTCTCGATTCCCATTGCCGTGTGCTTATTTTTCATGATGTATCCCATCATGGTTAAAATTGACTTTTCCCAAGCCGTAGAAGCCGCCAAAACCCCGAAACCGGTACTCCTGACATTAGGGATTAACTGGTTAGTGAAACCCTTTAGCATGGTTTTATTTGCCCAGTTTTTTTTAGGCTGGTTATTTCGTCCACTAATTGAAGGAACAGAGATCGTTCGTGGCGGACAAGAAATTGCGATCGCCGACTCCTACATTGCAGGAACAATTTTATTAGGAATTGCCCCCTGTACCGCCATGGTTTTAATGTGGGGCTATCTTTCCTACGGTAATCAAGGACATACCCTTGTCATGGTGGCGATTAATTCCCTCGCCATGCTATTTATTTACGCCCCGTTAGGCGGTTGGTTATTACAAGCCAATCAGATGGTTGTGCCTTGGCAAACAATGGTTCTCTCCGTCATTATCTATGTCGGTTTACCCCTAGCGGCGGGAATGTACACCCGTTACTGGATATTTAAGAATAAAGGAGAAGACTGGTTTAACCGTTACTTTCTCAAATATCTCAGCCCCATCAACACCGCAGCGTTACTTTTTACCTTAATCCTTCTCTTTGCGTTTCAAGGAGATGTAATCGTCGAAAATCCCTTTCATATTGCCTTAATCGCTGTTCCCCTTTTCATCCAAACTAACTTTATTTTCTGGATTACTTACATCACGGGTTGGAAGTTGAATTTTGCTTATGAAGATGCCGCCCCAGCTGCTTTAATTGGTTCGAGTAATCACTTTGAAGTTGCGATCGCCACTGCGGTGATTTTGTTTGGCTTAAATTCAGGGGCTGCGGTTGCCACTGTCGTTGGGGTTTTAATTGAAGTTCCTGTGATGTTGATGTTAGTGGAATTTTGTAAGAAAACCGCTTTCTGGTTTCAGCGCGAACCCGATAAAGCCACCTTACTTGATCCCCGTTGTATTAAAGGAGATTATAAGAACACATGA
- a CDS encoding NADAR family protein has protein sequence MAIYFYKADQPYGCFSNFSPHPITINRIPWQTVEHYYQAHKLLGTPDQPLMEVIRQAETPEQAASIGRDRARTIRVDWNTAKQEVMWTAVLTKFLTHPDIQRVLLETGEESLIENSPKDYYWGCGKDGSGQNQLGKMLMRVRSYIRQQAT, from the coding sequence ATGGCGATTTATTTTTATAAAGCCGATCAACCCTATGGTTGCTTTTCTAACTTTTCTCCTCATCCGATCACCATTAATCGCATCCCATGGCAAACTGTTGAACATTATTATCAAGCACATAAATTGTTAGGAACACCTGATCAACCCTTAATGGAAGTGATTCGCCAAGCAGAAACCCCCGAACAAGCCGCAAGCATTGGACGCGATCGCGCTCGCACAATTCGTGTGGACTGGAACACCGCTAAACAGGAAGTGATGTGGACGGCGGTATTAACTAAATTTTTAACTCACCCCGACATTCAAAGGGTTTTACTAGAGACAGGAGAGGAATCGTTAATTGAAAACTCCCCCAAAGATTATTATTGGGGATGTGGGAAAGACGGTAGCGGACAAAACCAACTTGGTAAAATGCTCATGCGTGTCCGTAGTTACATCCGACAGCAAGCCACCTGA
- the speA gene encoding biosynthetic arginine decarboxylase gives MSQLFSSVNTDHLAASTPEKWTIEDSEQTYQIEGWGDPYFSINRAGHITVSPQGDRGTSLDLYELVEALRKRNIGLPVLIRFPEILADRIERLYACFDRAISRYNYPGTYRGVFPIKCNQHRHLVEALVKHGKPHQLGLEVGSKPELMIALASLNPIQISKQEEEESLLICNGYKDREYIETALLSRRLGYQTILVVEQLEELQIIQEISSELGIKPVIGVRAKLSTKGTGRWGTSTGDRAKFGLTIWQILQAVETLKSYHQLDSLQLLHFHIGSQVSSISVIKEAIREAAQIYVELTAIGSNLNYLDVGGGLAVDYDGSKTNKNNASKNYNMQNYANDIVAEIKEACDQAEINVPTIVSESGRAIASHQGVLIFDVLGSNEPPLTPPPVIEAEEHLIIRNLWETYALINENNYQEPYHDAIQFKQEAISLFNFSYLSLQERARAEQLYWACCAKLFEIIKHQENINDELKEIANILTSIYYINLSVFQSAPDHWAIEQLFPIMPIHRLNEQPSKRGILADLTCDSDGKISQFINPKGQQPKDFLELHPLEKKQPYYLGMFLVGAYQEIMGNLHNLFGDTNVVHIQTHPKGYQIEQFVRGDTITEVLAQTQYSAEELLENLRRHTEQALERKLISLPESRRLLQNYERSLSNYTYLNQEP, from the coding sequence ATGTCTCAGTTGTTTTCCTCAGTAAATACGGATCATCTGGCAGCTTCTACACCCGAAAAATGGACGATCGAAGATAGCGAACAAACCTATCAAATTGAAGGGTGGGGTGATCCCTATTTTTCCATTAATCGCGCCGGACATATTACCGTTTCCCCACAAGGCGATCGAGGAACATCATTAGACTTATATGAATTAGTAGAAGCATTGAGGAAACGCAACATTGGACTCCCCGTTTTAATCCGTTTTCCAGAGATTTTAGCCGATCGCATAGAGCGTTTATATGCTTGCTTCGATCGCGCCATTTCCCGTTATAATTATCCAGGAACTTATCGCGGTGTTTTTCCCATCAAATGTAATCAACATCGCCATTTAGTAGAAGCATTAGTTAAACATGGGAAACCCCATCAATTAGGATTAGAAGTGGGATCGAAACCGGAATTGATGATCGCTTTAGCTAGTTTAAATCCCATCCAAATTAGCAAACAGGAAGAAGAAGAATCCCTTTTAATTTGTAACGGATACAAAGATCGCGAATACATCGAAACCGCTTTATTATCTCGACGATTAGGATATCAAACCATTTTAGTCGTTGAACAACTAGAAGAACTACAAATTATTCAAGAAATTAGTAGCGAATTAGGGATTAAACCCGTGATTGGCGTGCGAGCAAAATTAAGCACTAAAGGAACAGGAAGATGGGGAACATCCACGGGCGATCGAGCAAAATTTGGCTTAACCATCTGGCAAATATTACAAGCAGTAGAAACTCTCAAATCTTATCACCAATTAGACAGTTTACAACTCCTTCATTTTCATATTGGATCGCAAGTTTCTTCCATTAGCGTTATCAAAGAAGCAATTAGAGAAGCCGCCCAAATTTATGTCGAATTAACCGCCATCGGTAGTAACTTAAACTATCTCGATGTTGGTGGCGGGTTAGCCGTTGATTATGATGGATCAAAAACCAATAAAAATAACGCCTCGAAAAACTACAATATGCAGAACTATGCTAACGATATTGTTGCCGAAATTAAAGAGGCTTGTGACCAAGCAGAGATTAATGTTCCCACAATTGTTAGTGAAAGCGGTCGCGCGATCGCCTCGCATCAAGGAGTCTTAATTTTTGACGTTTTAGGAAGTAATGAACCCCCACTCACACCGCCTCCCGTTATTGAAGCAGAAGAACATTTAATTATCCGAAATTTGTGGGAAACTTACGCCCTAATCAACGAAAATAACTATCAAGAACCCTACCACGATGCGATTCAGTTTAAGCAAGAAGCGATTAGTTTATTTAACTTTAGTTATTTAAGTTTACAAGAAAGAGCCAGAGCAGAACAACTTTACTGGGCTTGTTGTGCTAAACTATTTGAAATCATTAAACATCAAGAAAATATCAATGACGAACTGAAAGAGATTGCTAACATTTTAACCTCAATTTATTACATTAATCTCTCCGTTTTTCAATCGGCTCCCGATCATTGGGCGATCGAGCAGCTTTTCCCCATTATGCCCATTCACCGCCTCAATGAACAACCCAGTAAACGTGGTATTTTAGCTGACTTAACCTGTGATAGTGACGGAAAAATTAGTCAATTTATCAACCCCAAAGGACAACAACCGAAAGACTTTTTAGAATTGCATCCTCTCGAAAAAAAACAACCCTATTATTTAGGAATGTTTCTAGTCGGTGCGTATCAAGAAATTATGGGAAACTTACACAACCTGTTTGGGGATACTAACGTCGTCCATATTCAAACTCATCCCAAAGGATATCAAATTGAACAATTTGTGCGCGGGGATACCATTACAGAAGTTTTAGCACAAACCCAGTATTCCGCAGAAGAATTATTAGAAAATCTCCGCCGTCACACCGAACAAGCATTAGAAAGAAAATTAATTTCTCTTCCAGAATCTCGTCGCTTATTACAGAATTATGAACGGAGTTTAAGCAATTACACTTATCTTAATCAAGAGCCTTAA
- a CDS encoding DUF3153 domain-containing protein, with the protein MNMINFFWKRFFLLIIPFLLTSCVNYDVGIDITGLHRGKIIQQIELGEQLTSFSQADIEDWLGSLQNRSKQLGGETKRLSPQSVQLTIPFANIQQLETKFNQFFNPNTNTQPPSELVRLKSQLTTQQKNFLLFQRTQLKLNVDLTALGTIKSKNSQITGTNSLLDLKFRLKTPQNPKIITPDSTDQSFLKQMDKETIWYLQPGENNEIAVVFWSVEPLGWGASAIVAIVYIGLRFKYPHSPCAQSDS; encoded by the coding sequence ATGAATATGATTAACTTTTTTTGGAAACGCTTCTTTCTCCTTATTATCCCTTTTCTTCTCACCAGTTGCGTTAATTATGATGTGGGAATTGATATTACTGGCTTACATCGAGGGAAAATCATTCAACAGATTGAACTAGGAGAACAATTAACTAGCTTTAGTCAAGCCGATATTGAAGACTGGTTAGGAAGTTTGCAAAATCGATCGAAACAACTCGGAGGAGAAACCAAACGACTCTCTCCGCAATCTGTACAATTAACCATTCCCTTCGCCAACATCCAACAGTTAGAAACCAAGTTTAATCAATTTTTTAATCCCAACACCAACACCCAACCCCCTAGCGAATTAGTGCGACTGAAATCACAACTAACCACCCAACAGAAAAACTTTCTACTCTTTCAGCGCACTCAACTTAAACTTAACGTTGATTTAACCGCATTAGGGACAATTAAAAGCAAAAACTCTCAGATAACTGGTACAAATTCTCTCTTAGACTTAAAATTTCGTCTGAAAACGCCTCAAAATCCCAAAATCATTACTCCCGACTCAACGGATCAATCTTTCCTGAAACAAATGGACAAAGAAACGATATGGTATTTACAACCAGGAGAAAACAATGAAATAGCAGTCGTCTTCTGGTCAGTCGAACCATTGGGTTGGGGTGCAAGCGCGATCGTTGCTATAGTTTATATCGGTTTGCGATTCAAATATCCTCACTCCCCTTGTGCCCAATCAGATTCCTAA
- the psaD gene encoding photosystem I reaction center subunit II PsaD, producing MSELLSGQTPIFGGSTGGLLTAAETEEKYGITWTSSQEQVFEMPTGGAAIMREGENVFYFARKEQCLALGTQLRTKFKPKIEDFKIYRIYPNGELEYLHPKDGVFPENVNEGRPYMGKIDRKIGSNPDPATVKFSGKEPYEV from the coding sequence ATGAGTGAATTACTTTCTGGACAAACTCCTATATTTGGCGGAAGCACTGGCGGCTTATTAACCGCAGCCGAAACCGAAGAAAAATATGGTATTACTTGGACTAGCTCCCAAGAACAAGTGTTTGAAATGCCCACTGGTGGCGCTGCGATCATGCGGGAAGGGGAAAATGTTTTCTATTTTGCCCGCAAAGAGCAGTGTTTAGCATTGGGAACACAACTGCGGACTAAGTTTAAACCCAAAATTGAAGATTTCAAAATTTACCGCATTTATCCCAATGGAGAGTTAGAATATCTTCATCCTAAAGATGGTGTCTTTCCTGAAAATGTTAACGAAGGTCGTCCTTACATGGGTAAAATCGATCGAAAAATCGGTTCTAACCCTGACCCAGCGACGGTTAAATTCTCTGGAAAAGAACCTTACGAAGTTTAA
- a CDS encoding serine hydrolase — MAFYQEGTTLRQIAWQVLETVWKAFPTLEKNQLALTWLVYGEELQGFNYRGGEVFYAASLVKLFYLVAVQEWRQRGIIADSPELDRAIRKMIINSSNDATSLVVDTLTGTTSGPELSRNGFLTWKSQRNLVNRYFQSLRWEELEPINVNQKTWGEDAYGREKAFLGDNRENENRLTTDAVARLFHNIITGQTARSRDNLELLSRSLPVSPPETGEENQITGFLGEILPPEAQLWSKAGWTSWVRHDSAYIQLPACPPYLLVVFTQRPPSAPDRALLPFISQQILDALKKEKEKFQKH, encoded by the coding sequence ATGGCTTTTTATCAAGAAGGGACAACACTTAGACAAATTGCATGGCAAGTTTTAGAAACGGTTTGGAAAGCATTTCCAACTTTAGAAAAAAATCAACTTGCTTTAACTTGGTTGGTGTATGGTGAGGAATTACAGGGCTTTAATTATCGCGGTGGAGAAGTGTTTTATGCGGCGAGTTTGGTGAAGTTATTTTATCTAGTCGCAGTACAAGAATGGCGACAACGAGGGATAATTGCCGACTCCCCAGAACTCGATCGCGCGATTCGGAAGATGATTATTAATTCAAGTAACGATGCAACCAGTTTAGTGGTTGATACTCTAACGGGAACGACCAGTGGCCCCGAATTATCTCGTAATGGTTTCCTCACTTGGAAATCGCAACGGAATCTGGTTAACCGTTACTTTCAATCGTTACGTTGGGAAGAATTAGAACCGATCAATGTCAATCAAAAAACATGGGGAGAGGACGCTTACGGAAGAGAAAAGGCTTTTTTAGGAGACAACCGAGAAAATGAAAATCGACTGACCACCGATGCTGTGGCGAGGCTATTTCATAATATTATTACAGGTCAAACGGCGCGATCGCGCGACAATCTAGAATTACTGTCCCGTTCCCTCCCTGTTTCCCCTCCCGAAACTGGCGAAGAAAATCAAATCACAGGCTTCTTAGGCGAAATTCTCCCCCCAGAAGCACAACTCTGGTCAAAAGCAGGTTGGACAAGTTGGGTGCGCCATGACAGCGCTTATATTCAACTCCCCGCTTGTCCTCCCTATTTACTGGTCGTGTTTACCCAGAGACCGCCCTCAGCGCCCGATCGAGCATTACTCCCCTTTATCTCCCAACAAATTTTAGACGCACTTAAAAAAGAAAAAGAGAAATTCCAAAAACATTAA
- a CDS encoding ATP synthase subunit I, translated as MSTQMSAPDTTETTANPSENTPSDPKMTEYYQLQRNLYLVMLGLTVVIFASVWVAYSLPTALNYLLGSCAGLLYFRRLARDIEGMGNGGFQLGGARLGIFIAVMIIATQIKTLSILPVFLGFLTYKAAIIVYVIQTTLFQE; from the coding sequence GTGAGTACCCAGATGTCAGCCCCAGACACCACCGAAACCACTGCCAACCCATCAGAAAACACACCATCTGATCCAAAAATGACGGAGTATTATCAACTCCAACGTAACCTGTATCTAGTGATGTTGGGTTTAACGGTCGTGATTTTCGCGTCAGTGTGGGTCGCTTATAGCTTGCCAACGGCTCTCAACTACCTACTGGGGTCTTGTGCAGGATTACTCTACTTTCGGCGTTTAGCGCGGGATATTGAAGGGATGGGAAACGGTGGATTTCAATTGGGAGGCGCTCGTCTCGGCATTTTTATCGCTGTGATGATTATCGCTACCCAAATTAAAACCCTTTCGATTCTCCCAGTCTTTCTTGGGTTTTTGACTTACAAAGCAGCCATCATCGTTTACGTTATCCAAACGACCCTCTTCCAAGAATAA